GTACACAGTGTATGCAAGTAAACAAAAATATCACTCCTCTTAAAAAGAGTTACATGTGAGCAAGAGAAAATGAGAGCGCAGGCCACAGAAACAAACAGGAGAGAGTCCAGTGCATGTTCTGTTTGTTTGGGTGTGTCCATAGCAGGCTTGCGAGCCTTGTGCTTCTATATGCAGCTCCCagatatgttttgttttgttagtgAGAGGTGAACATCTCTAtcatttatgtttttgttgtcaCATCACCGAGTTCAGTTCGAGGCAGAAATGAGCATGCTAATAGGGAGGGAGGGGCCTGGAGGGGAGGTGGACTTGGCGGCGGCAATCTTGTTCAGGTTGCGCACCTCGGCCTGCCAGGAGGGTATCTTCTTGGTGGTCATGTGACGGCGTGCATGTTTGGTCAGGTGATCACTGCGCATGAAGCGCCGGTCGCACACAGGACAGACAAACTTCTTCTCGCCTGTGTGCGTGCGGCGGTGGCGCGAGAGCTCATCGGAGCGGGCAAACTTCTTGTCGCAGCCGTCCCAGCTACAGCTGAAAGGTTTCTCCCCTGTGAAGAACCAAGAGAAGACAAACATGAGATGGCTGGGTTTTAACCTGATGCAATGTTTACTTTATCGCTAAGATATAAACTACTGCAATAGGAAGACAAAGGATATTGCTAAGGGTATAAACTACTGTGGAGTGAACAAAaggaatataaatatatatgaatatatataagTGCATATATAAATATGCACTTCTAATAGTCACTGGATTCATTACAAGGCCCTACCTCTGTATGAAGCTAAGATGCTAAAGATGcagcgtacctgtgtgtgttctgaggtgTGCTTTCAGGTGGGAGCTCTTGAAGTAGGTCTTGAGGCAGCCGGGGAAGTTGCAGATGTAGTTGCGCCTGCGGGAGAAGTCCGCCTGCACCGTGTGGCTCTGCCCGGAGGGCATGTAGACGGGCGCCGGGGCAAGAGGTAGCAGCTTAGTGTTGCCCATCATGACCGACTGCTGCGGGCACTGGGGGGCCTGCGAGATGGATGTCTGGGGCAACACAAAGAACACCGCTCCCTGAGGCATTGTGGTGCCCACCAGCACCGGCTGAGGCAGGATGGACTTTACTCCTGGACAGGGCCTCGGGGAGGGGCTCTGGATCAGGGCTGAGATCATACCCGGTTGGCTGTTCATGGGGAATGTCTGGCATATGATTGGAGGACTGGGAGTGGGGGGCGGCGACTGAGGGGTCTGTGGACAGGGGGGCTTTTCACTGGCGGGGAGAGTGTTACAAGGGGCCTCGGTCTTGCAGGGAGAGGGGACTACTGGTGTCAGGGTTGGTGGGGTTGTGTGGTAGCGTTCTGGTGTCTGCTCCTCAGTCTTTATCAGCTGATACTGCTGCCGCGGAGTCCCAGCCGGTGGAATGTGTCGGCACGGTGAACTGTCCGCCGTGTGGCGGATGACACTGGTCGCCATGGCTCTGCACGGCACACCGCTGGCTGTTTCTGTTGACATTCTGCTGCAGGAGGTCTGCGGAATGGGGCCTGTGCCCAGTCGGAGAGCTTGTGGGCAGTGAGATAGGCTGGAACAAGACCTGCTCATTGTGAGCGTGGCAGTTGTGACAGAGGTCTCTGTGAAACTGGGACTGTGAGGTGGAGTCATACACTGGAAGGCAAGAGTGAGGAAGAAACAGTTAGCATCTGTATAAGCTGAaccagataaaaaaaataacagattTTCCCAAACATAGAAAACCTTGCAATCATACAGCACAGCAATCACAAGACCAGCATAAAACTGTCTTCATGCTCCAGGTGAACCCTTCCCTATCTGGTAGCTTTACTGTCTATCAAGTAATCGCTGCTGTAGAGGTGGAAGGCCTGGCTGAAGTTCACACTATCACACTTATCAGTAAACTGCCACCTGTTCTGACTACCATAAAGCCATCCCAGGGTTTTCAGCAAACAATTCAGGTTATGATAAGCCCCCCTTCTTCCCCACTGTCCATGTGAGGTTGATAAGGACGTGATGGAACAAAGCACAGATGTTCCAAGCTCATCATACACGATGGATGCCCAAGAGGGGGTGGGTCCTTACCAGTGAGGAAAGGGAAATGAAGTCCTTAGGGGTCTCTGGGTGGTCAGGTTGGGGCAGCAAATCGCAGGAGTCAGAGGCAGGGGTGAGGGGCCGAGGCCTAAAGGTGCTGGAGCTGGAGGGCACTTGACCCCAGCCACTCATGCACACCAGGGCCTCGGCAGCCTCCAGGTCGTTATATTCCAGATTGCTGCAGGAGGAATGCTCACTGTCCTTTCTTCTTCTGTCCTGGAACACAGCACAGTGCTCCACTCGATCTCCCTGAGGAACAAAGAACCAAATCCTACACGTCAAAATGACTGTTGAAAATGCTTGAACATGTCCTTAATAACAGTCAGGTGTGAGTAGTTTGGTGATGGCATTTTAGTCCTATGCTTAGTCCATTGAACGCCTGCTTGTAGAATCAGGTTATAAGTAAAGAGGAAGGCCCTTTCAGGATGTACCACTCGTGGATGTGGTTAGAGCATTGCACAAGGCATGGAATCTCACATTCTCTGATGCTACGTAAACAATAACGCTTTCTTATAAGCCATGTGAGACCGTCTGACAGCATTATCATATAGccgtggggggggggcaggcatATATTCAGTCCATGAACACAGGTTGtatgctgtagcctactgtaaatggAAATTTGACATGAATTCGAATGAAGGCTCTGATATAGCAGTTGATGCAATAATTATTACAGGAAGAGAGTACCTATAAACACACTGCTATTGTAGTTAACAGGTTATAGAACAGGTCATTAAAAACTACATCCAACATCAAAGCAACGTTATAAATACAATGCCAGTGTCAACGCTGAAATAAATGACCAttttttagtaggcctatgttgcCTAATCTAAATGTATGGTTGTGAAAAATAAACAACTCAAAAACTATAATAATCAACCTGTCAATTAATTTCATTCTAAAAAATGAATTGGCGTTTAATCTAGGCTACAATTTTTGCTTTAAAACGCAAACAAGAACAAACTGATTAGCTTCTACATTTTAGTTTTATAGACAGAAAAGCCAACAGACAAAAGTCAAAATGCGAATAAGTCGATTTAGTCTTACCCGCCGGCATGAAATCTCCATTCTGTTGAAATGTATTTCCTTAAGGCGTTGTTGAATCGGAAAAAAATGTGACAAGGTTTCTTTCAGCGTGATACAATGAAACAAAGAGGCAGAGCGCCCGCTTTGAGAGAACTGCAGCCGGAATCCACTTCGTCTCTACCAGCAAGGTCCAGCCTCAGCTGAGTGAAACAAgtgaagggaaaaaagaaaacaaaattcaCAACACACTGGCGGGTGGCAACATGCTACCaatgaaaaacaaatgtgtATGAGACCTTGACCAATGGCATGCAAGGCAACGCGTGATCAGTGCATGACAACGGGGCGATTGGAGGAAATAGGGGTGCGTGGCTGTTGGTGGGCGTTGTGGGGGAGTCAACAGTGTCACCGTAAACTCGATGAACCGCTAGCATGAAAACTAGGCGAAAGGTCGTAGCCCTGAACGAGGATAATAGTGAATAACGTCGAAGTGTGTCTGGCCAACTTCAACAGGAAAGAGCTGCCCACATACGGTCTTAAGAACATCACTGCTTTTGTCAGACAAAGCAGCTTTCCACAATAAAAACATGGTGATTTGGATTCtttagtagcctaggcctactatcaATAATGGTAATGTTGTTTGATTAACGCTAGGTTGCTGCAGATTCAATTCATGTTTAGCGCATAGCCTACTTTGGTTTGCCATAAATTCCATTTCCATTTTCCTTAAAGGTCTGTGGGCACATTTATCTGTtgcagaagttttttttttatgtcagaCATCAGTCTTGCATCACTCATCGTAGACATTCCAGTCCTCTTGCATTGTCAATAAATTATTGGTTAAGGCTAGTGTTAATGTCAAGAGCAATTACCAGGCCTGTCTCAACCTTGGAAAGAAGGTGGGTGAGTTCCTAATCATTTGCGTAACAGATTGGCTACATCTCTTGAAACTTGTGTGACATGGCCCGTGAGAGAGGGTCTTTTGTGTCATGGTGTTCATCATAGGAACCTTAAATCATTCCAATTACCTAATATGATCTACAACTACACCAGTTTGGATAACGGATCAATAGCCAACACCTCACCTCCATTACATTGCCATGAAACTTTCAAGACTTGAAAGACCATGGAGTCCTTTACAAGACTCACTTAACTCAAAGCAGAGTGTGGTTGTGTAATGGCATGCAGGGCAACATGAGCGAGGCCAGGAAAGAGGAGACATGCTGGTGGTATCAGTGGGACAGACCGTGGACAGGCAAAGGAACTAGAGGAAAGGTTATGTTGttcacttcctcctcttcaATCCCCCCTCTTTGGCACAGACAGCTCCTCTTGTCAGGAACTCCAGGAAGGGTCAGGGAATTTGGGTGAGTTGCCCGCCCCGGCAGACATAAATATACTAGCCTCCTAAGATTTCTTTGGCCACCTCTCCCATGTCATATGTTCCAAAAAAGAGCACACTAGCATCCTTTTTTCAACTCTATTCTGGGAcccagtagcctatatattttagGTTGCTGTATTACTATGTTACTGTATCACAATGTAGGGGAGATAATCTACAGTAAGTTTAGTTTCTTCTTGGGAGTATTTGATTATGCTGAATGTGAGTGCACTTAGGCATTCTGACATACTCCTGAGTTTTTGAGTGCAGCAGTAACATAATTTCAGATATACATGCAACATGGTTCACCATGAACCTTTCACTCTTCTCACAAAGTGTGGTTAAATTTACCATGctcacacattttaattcagATTCACTCATTTTTCCTTGGCAAACAGTCAGTCTTGTGACTAGAGGCAAAATATATGTTGTGTGGTGTCTTAACCCATAAATATAAGTTATGCAAAGTCCTTTAGGCTTTGGAATTGGTTGTCAAAAGAGCTTAAATGAGACTGTGGAGCATTCACTACTTGAAGTGCTACAGGGACCTGACATGTAGGTGAAAGGGCAGATAAGTCAGGACAAACTTTCCATCACCTCCCATAACTTTCGCTTACACAAATCTTCTAATACTGCCTGACCCCCAACCTTGAATGGCCACTTACCTAAAGGTTTATGGTCTAGCTGAAGGACAGCTGATAAACGTCAGCAGCCATCATGTTTGAAAACACAAATGCAAGCATTGCACAACTAGCAGTCACTCCCTGGGCTTTTGTTTTCATTGCATGTAATGTTGTGCTTTAGCTCCTTTGTTTAAACACAGTTGATTCCATATCAATTGCAATTGATTAtaactgttgtgaatgattaaCAGGGTTTTTTTTAGCTCATCTGAAATGTATGCATTAACAGCCAAGTTATATGGTAGACTACATCTCCATTGCGCCCTATCACAATGCACACAATCTCTTCCAGAGTGACACATCTAGATTTAGATCTTACAGAGACAtgggtgaatgaatgaatctctATTAATATCACCTATTTCTCCACACCTTTTGTGGTCCTGATAATCCATCTGTGGGTAATGGTCACCATGCCCTGGAACCTGATCCAAACCATCTTGTGATTAGGGTGAT
Above is a genomic segment from Alosa alosa isolate M-15738 ecotype Scorff River chromosome 19, AALO_Geno_1.1, whole genome shotgun sequence containing:
- the klf11b gene encoding Krueppel-like factor 11b; its protein translation is MEISCRRGDRVEHCAVFQDRRRKDSEHSSCSNLEYNDLEAAEALVCMSGWGQVPSSSSTFRPRPLTPASDSCDLLPQPDHPETPKDFISLSSLCMTPPHSPSFTETSVTTATLTMSRSCSSLSHCPQALRLGTGPIPQTSCSRMSTETASGVPCRAMATSVIRHTADSSPCRHIPPAGTPRQQYQLIKTEEQTPERYHTTPPTLTPVVPSPCKTEAPCNTLPASEKPPCPQTPQSPPPTPSPPIICQTFPMNSQPGMISALIQSPSPRPCPGVKSILPQPVLVGTTMPQGAVFFVLPQTSISQAPQCPQQSVMMGNTKLLPLAPAPVYMPSGQSHTVQADFSRRRNYICNFPGCLKTYFKSSHLKAHLRTHTGEKPFSCSWDGCDKKFARSDELSRHRRTHTGEKKFVCPVCDRRFMRSDHLTKHARRHMTTKKIPSWQAEVRNLNKIAAAKSTSPPGPSLPISMLISASN